Within Gemmatimonadaceae bacterium, the genomic segment CGTCCCGCGTCTCGCGGAGCTCGATGACATCCTCGGTCACACGCAGAAAAGTGGGAGCATCGAGCCAGGATCCGGCGTTGCCGAAGACCCCGCCTCCGGGTGCGCGCTCGAGCGCCGCGACGTGTGAATGCCCGTAGATCAGGAGATCCAGCGCGGGGTCGGCCGCGAGCTGCTGTAGCGCGATCACGCGAAGTCCGCGACCTTCATCGCGCGAGCGGTACGTCCTGCTGGCACCGGAGCTGCCGACCGCAAGGGCCGTCGCCCAGTCGGGATGCAACGCACGGAATGCCTTGATCGCCGCGCGATTTCGCATGATCGGCCTCACCATTCTGTATCCGCGGTCCTCTTTCTGACGCAGACCGTCGCCGTGCTCCACGAGAGTGTTCCAGCCGGCCACGCTGCCGCGCCAGGTCGCAGCGTGATAGTCCACGCCGATATCGTTGCGCAGCACTTCATCTCCCCAGCAGTCGTGGTTTCCCGCGATCCACGTGATCGGTATCCCGCTCTCGCGCAGATCGGCGAGCGCCGCGAGCGCCCGGAAGCTGTTTCGCGGAATCACCGTCTTCCACTCGAACCAGAAATCGAACAGGTCGCCGTTGATGAGCAGCGATCCAGCGCGCCCTTCCAGTCCGCGCAGAAATGAGACGAGCGCCCGCTCGATCACGGGAGAGGCCACGCCAAGATGAGCGTCGGAGACTACATAGCACGGAGCGTTGAGCACACGCCAATTGTAGCGGACGCGCGTGTGCTTTACAAACCGGCGGGCGATTGTCTCAGGCCTTATCTTACTGGGCCATGCCCGCCGCTTCCCCCGTTTCCAGCGAAGTCGAGTTCCGCGTTCGTTACGCGGAAACCGACCAGATGCAGGTTGTGTATCACGCCAACTATCTCGTGTGGTGCGAAATCGGCCGCACGGATCTGATTCGCCGGCTCGGTACGTCGTACGCCGACCTCGAGAAGCAGGGGATCAAGCTGGCCGTCGTGGACGCGAGGCTGCGCTACCACGCCGCGGCGCGGTACGAGGATACCATTCGCGTTCGTACCATCCTCGTCGAGGCGCGGTCGCGCAGCGTGACCTTCCAGTACACCATCGAGAACGCGGATACCGGCGCGAAGCTCGTCACAGCCCGCACGACCCTCGCATCGATCAACAGAGACGGAAAACTTGTCGCCATGCCTGAAGAGCTGCGCAGCTCGCTCGAAAATGCAGTCACGTAGGCTCGCGTCGTTCGTCGTCGCAGCGCTGCTGCTCGGTGCGACCGCGGCGAGCGCATCTGCTCAATCGTCATCCCGCGGGCCTGGCGCGGCCGAAGTCCGTCTCTACGCACAGCTGATGGCCATGACCGACTCGCGGACGTTCGACCGCGCACTGCTCGACAGCGTGATGGGCTCTTCGTGGGCTCCGCTTCGCGCGGCCGGCGCTCTTGCGGTTGGACAGGTTGGCGCCGCGCACGGAATGCCCGGCGCGCCAGCGCTGCACGCGCTGCTCCGTGATCGCAATCTCACGGTCGCGTCGAACGCCGCGTATGCGCTCGGCCTCCTTCGTGATTCAGCCGCCGTGTCCGCGCTTGCGACGGCGCTCTCCGCACAGTCCCGGGTTGCGCGCGAGGCGGCGTGGGCGCTCGGCGAGATCGGTGCTCCGGCACGGGGCGCGATAATCGCCGGCCTGGCGAATCCCCGCACCGATGACGCGCGGATGATTCAGCTGCTCCTCGCTGCTGCCAGGCTCCGGCCGGTACCGGTCGCCGACGTGCGTTCATATCTGGCAATGTCGGCGCGCTCATCGGTGCAGTGGGCAGCGGCCTATGCCATCGCTCGCATTCGCTCGCCTGCCGGTGTGCGCGATCTCATCTCGCTCGCCACCAATCCGCAGTTCGTCAGGGTATCCGCTGACGAAGCGCGCCTCGGGACCGGCGCGCCTCACGTCGTGCCGCCGGCCGGCTCACTCACTGCCGACGCCTATGTGTCTGCGCCCACGGGCCGCCAGCGCGCACGCGCCGAGATCGCGCGGGGTCTCGCTCACTCTGCTGCTGGCGATTCGCTCGCCAACGCCGCGGTTGCTGTTCTGCTGCCGCTCGCCGGCGATCCGTATCCGCACGTGCGCATCAATGCCGTGCGGTCGCTTGGAACCTACGGCGCTCGCGGCCGGGAAGCGGTCGTCGCCGCGACAACTGACGCGGATGCCAACACGCGGATCGCGGCCGCACAGTCACTCGGCAACGTCCTCGATTCGACGTCCGCCTCATGGACGCCACTTTGGCAACGCGATACTTCGCTGATGTATCGCGCGAGCCTCCTCGCTTCGGCTACCAGTGCCGGCGCGGACCTCGCGGCATTGAGCGATTGGACGACGCATCGCGACTGGCGCTATCGCGCCGCGGCTCTCAATGCGGCGGGCGGAGCGAATGATCCGGCCGTCGCTGCGCGCGCGGCGAACGCGATGCTGAAGGACGTTGACGGCAGGGTCCGCGCGGCTGCTTATGGGCTTCTGACAGGAAGCGATACGACAACCCCTTTGCCGGCGGTTCATGCCGCGTTGATCGAGGGTCTCACGGACCGTGACTTCTACGCCCGCGCCACAGTCCTCGGCAACATGTCGAGGCATCCGCGTGCTGCAGATGTCCCCGCCGTTCTGGCGAGCTATTCCCGCTCGCTCGCCGATTCGGGAAACGACGCGCGGATCGCCGCAATTCAGTATTTGGCCGCCGCATGGAAGAATGACAGCGCGTCGTTCACGCCCGCGCTTCGGAATCAGGTCGCGTCGCTCGGGCCGTCCGACGACCCTCTGGTGCGCGCGGCGGTTGACAGCGCATCCATATTTTCCGCCTGGCCGTCCACCTCAGGAAACCCTCGGCCTCTTTCGTGGTATCAGAACATCGTCCGCACGTACGTCGTGCCCGCGCTTCGCGGGCAGACGCAGCGCGCGACGATCCGTACCCGCCGGGGCGACATCGTTCTCGAGCTGTTCGGCGCCGATGCTCCCATCACCGTCTGGAACTTCATGAATCTTGCGCGTACGGGGTATTACCGCGGAACCGGATTCCATCGCGTCGTGCCGAATTTCGTCGCGCAGGATGGCGATCCGCGCGATGACGGCAATGGCGGGCCGGGTTATGCCATTCGCGACGAGATGAACCCACGACGTTACGAGCGCGGCGCGCTCGGCATGGCTCTCTCCGGCCCCGATACAGGGGGAAGCCAGTACTTCATCACGCATTCCCCGCAGCCGCATCTCGACGGTCACTACACGGTGTTCGGACGTGTGCTCCGCGGATATGCGGCGCTCGATGCCGTCGTGCAGGGCGATCGCATTCTGTCAATCGTGGCTCGATGACTCATCGTGCCCGGCCCATCGCACGGGTGGCGCTCCTTGTGCTGCTTGGCGCGTGCGCTCCCCTCGCGGTCCCGCTGGGTGGAATTCCGGCGCCGGAGCGGCGTCTGCCGGTGATCGAGCTGGCGCCTGGTCATCGGCGCATCGTTTTCCGTTGGAACTACGAGGAGAACAGCCTCATCGCAAAGGGGGAGGGAGCGATTCGCGCCGCGTCGCCGGACAGCGCTCGGGTTGACCTGTTTGTTGGCAGCGGCGTGGCAGTCGGTCGCGCAGTTCTCATCGGCAACACACTTACCGCGACCAATCAGGACCATGTCTCGCGCGTGCTGCCGCCGCCTCCCATGATGTGGGCGGCGCTCGGACGGCTTGCGATTCCGGCGCTTCCGGATACAGTGGTGACCGTGGAGGGCGACGTGCTCCACGCTGACATCGGCCGTCCGGCCACCTGGAGGGTGACAGTGCGCGGCACCCGGCTGATGCAGCTCGCGCGTCTGAGTGGCGGGCGGATCGTGGAACTGGTTACAAGGGATGAAGGCGGGCGTCTTTTATATGAGGTTCCCGGCCGGCGGAAGCTCTGGTTAGGGATCACTCGCGATGAGGAGGTACCGGCGTTCGATGCATCGATTTGGGGCCGTTAGCATCCTCCTGACGATGTCGGCATGCTTCCCGTACGGCTTTGCCGGCGGGGGTTTGCCGTCGCACGTACGTACGGTCGCCGTGATTCCATTCGAGAATCTCACGTCGGCGCCGGAGATCCAGCAGGAGCTGGCTCTCGCGCTGCGCACGGAGCTGCGGAATCGCCTCGGCCTCCGCGAAGCGGCGGAGAATCGCGCGAGTGCGATCGTTCGCGGCACAATTCAGCGGTACGAAACCGACATCCCAATCGGCTACAGCGCGACCAACAAGGATCAGACGAGCGCGCGGCGGCAGCTGCAGATCTCGGTGGATATAGAGATGGTGGACCAGGTGTCCGGAAAATCTCTCTGGCAGCGGAAGGGGCTGATGGCGGAAGGTCAGTACGAGGAACGTGGCGAAGCCGGCGGGCGAAAGCAGGCGATCGAGCGCATCGTCAACGAAGTGATTCAGGGAGCCCAGTCACAATGGTGAGCGTCCGCTCCTGCTCGAGCGCGCGCTGCGGCGCGAGCCGCCTCGGCTGCCTTATCCAGGTCATCGTGCTCGGCGCGCTGCTATACTTCGGGTCCATCGTCGGCGAAGAGGCCCTGATCTACTACCGGTTCCATGACGCAATGAAGAACGAGGCGCGCTTCGCGGCGCGCCGGAGCGATCAGCAGATCAAGGATCGGCTGAGAGCTTTTACCGATTCAGTGGATCTGCCTGCTTCCGCGAAGGATGTGAACATCGTTCGCGAAGGAAACACGATCCGGATCTGGAGCGAGTACGATCAGGAGTTCAATCTGCCCTTCAACAAGCATCGCATCGTTCACCTCAGGCCGTCAGTCGAGAAATCGTTCTGAGTCCCCGCACTCCCGCTGAAAAAATCTTGACATGGGACGATGCCCGCCGCTGGCGGTCATCGCGTAACGGACGTGTCGTCTTCACCAACGGCGTCTTCGATCTTCTCCACCCTGGACACGTGGATATTCTCACTGCGGCCCGCGCGCGGGGCGATGCGCTCGTCGTGGGCTTGAACAGCGACGCGTCGGTGCGCCGTCTCAAGGGGCCCGGGCGCCCGGTCCGCAGCGAGGCGGAGCGCGCCTACGTTCTCGCCGCCCTCGAGTCGGTGGACGCGGTCGTTTTGTTCGATCAGGATACGCCGCTCGACCTTGTGCTCGCGCTGCGACCCGAC encodes:
- a CDS encoding UDP-2,3-diacylglucosamine diphosphatase, whose amino-acid sequence is MLNAPCYVVSDAHLGVASPVIERALVSFLRGLEGRAGSLLINGDLFDFWFEWKTVIPRNSFRALAALADLRESGIPITWIAGNHDCWGDEVLRNDIGVDYHAATWRGSVAGWNTLVEHGDGLRQKEDRGYRMVRPIMRNRAAIKAFRALHPDWATALAVGSSGASRTYRSRDEGRGLRVIALQQLAADPALDLLIYGHSHVAALERAPGGGVFGNAGSWLDAPTFLRVTEDVIELRETRDGSAEGDCLHSINRRAEKALADA
- the rfaE2 gene encoding D-glycero-beta-D-manno-heptose 1-phosphate adenylyltransferase → MTWDDARRWRSSRNGRVVFTNGVFDLLHPGHVDILTAARARGDALVVGLNSDASVRRLKGPGRPVRSEAERAYVLAALESVDAVVLFDQDTPLDLVLALRPDVIVKGGDYTVETIAGGREVREWGGEAVVIPLTPGQSTTSIIEKLSAR
- a CDS encoding peptidylprolyl isomerase, producing the protein MQSRRLASFVVAALLLGATAASASAQSSSRGPGAAEVRLYAQLMAMTDSRTFDRALLDSVMGSSWAPLRAAGALAVGQVGAAHGMPGAPALHALLRDRNLTVASNAAYALGLLRDSAAVSALATALSAQSRVAREAAWALGEIGAPARGAIIAGLANPRTDDARMIQLLLAAARLRPVPVADVRSYLAMSARSSVQWAAAYAIARIRSPAGVRDLISLATNPQFVRVSADEARLGTGAPHVVPPAGSLTADAYVSAPTGRQRARAEIARGLAHSAAGDSLANAAVAVLLPLAGDPYPHVRINAVRSLGTYGARGREAVVAATTDADANTRIAAAQSLGNVLDSTSASWTPLWQRDTSLMYRASLLASATSAGADLAALSDWTTHRDWRYRAAALNAAGGANDPAVAARAANAMLKDVDGRVRAAAYGLLTGSDTTTPLPAVHAALIEGLTDRDFYARATVLGNMSRHPRAADVPAVLASYSRSLADSGNDARIAAIQYLAAAWKNDSASFTPALRNQVASLGPSDDPLVRAAVDSASIFSAWPSTSGNPRPLSWYQNIVRTYVVPALRGQTQRATIRTRRGDIVLELFGADAPITVWNFMNLARTGYYRGTGFHRVVPNFVAQDGDPRDDGNGGPGYAIRDEMNPRRYERGALGMALSGPDTGGSQYFITHSPQPHLDGHYTVFGRVLRGYAALDAVVQGDRILSIVAR
- a CDS encoding thioesterase family protein, yielding MPAASPVSSEVEFRVRYAETDQMQVVYHANYLVWCEIGRTDLIRRLGTSYADLEKQGIKLAVVDARLRYHAAARYEDTIRVRTILVEARSRSVTFQYTIENADTGAKLVTARTTLASINRDGKLVAMPEELRSSLENAVT
- the lptE gene encoding LPS assembly lipoprotein LptE; translated protein: MSACFPYGFAGGGLPSHVRTVAVIPFENLTSAPEIQQELALALRTELRNRLGLREAAENRASAIVRGTIQRYETDIPIGYSATNKDQTSARRQLQISVDIEMVDQVSGKSLWQRKGLMAEGQYEERGEAGGRKQAIERIVNEVIQGAQSQW